The following are encoded in a window of Halosolutus halophilus genomic DNA:
- a CDS encoding HVO_0416 family zinc finger protein, giving the protein MATSPSDAGDDVLDQFLSDRGHTVDQVGWEQEYNKKQCPECGGLHDTSATVCTVCGWEPTR; this is encoded by the coding sequence ATGGCAACCTCACCCAGCGATGCCGGTGACGATGTCCTCGATCAATTCCTCTCGGATCGCGGCCACACGGTAGACCAAGTCGGGTGGGAGCAAGAGTATAACAAGAAACAGTGTCCCGAGTGTGGCGGACTCCACGATACGTCCGCGACCGTCTGTACCGTCTGCGGGTGGGAACCGACCCGATAA
- a CDS encoding DUF7563 family protein codes for MPECQNCGAFVTEAYARVFTPRGVDDPRVCPDCQDKIRDGADVRTARSPRNP; via the coding sequence ATGCCGGAATGCCAGAACTGTGGTGCGTTCGTGACCGAGGCCTACGCCCGCGTCTTCACGCCGCGCGGCGTCGACGACCCTCGCGTCTGTCCGGACTGTCAGGACAAGATCCGTGACGGTGCCGACGTCCGAACCGCCCGGTCTCCCCGCAACCCCTGA